The Arachis hypogaea cultivar Tifrunner chromosome 14, arahy.Tifrunner.gnm2.J5K5, whole genome shotgun sequence DNA window TGTCAGTCCTGATAAATGGTTCACCAACAAAGCCGTTTAAGATGGAAAGAGGATTGAGACAAGGTGACCTACTATCACCCTTTTTGTTTGTACTTGTAGTGGACGTTCTACATAGAATGGTCGGGGAGGCAGTTAGGAACGGCCGTATATTCCCTTTATTGGTTGGGAGAGACAATATAGAATTGTCGCACCTTCAATTTGCAGATGACACTATCTTGTTTTGTCCGCCAGAGGAGGAGACTATTAAGAACTACAAAAGGCTCTTGCgttgctttgagttgatgtcgAGGCTAAGTATCAATTTTGACAAATCCAGTTTGATCCCAATCAACTGCGGTCAACAATGGGTGCAAACTATCTGCAGCTTGCTGGGGTGTAAGGCAGCTACCCTTCTAGTCAGATATCTTGGAATCCCTCTAGGAGCTAACCCAAGGTTGGTCAAGACTTGGAAACCAATAATAGACAAAGTGGAGGAGAAGCTCAGCTTATGGAAATCAAAGGTGCTCAACAAAGCGGGTAAGTTGGTACTTATTAAAGCTGTTTTAAATAGCCTGCCGATATACTACTTAAGTTTATATAAGATGCCGAAGGCTGTTGCGGAAAAATTGATCTCATTACAGAGAAAATTCTtgtggagtaaggaggatggtAGGAATGGTGTATCGTTGGTTAGATGGGAAGTGGTTCAGGCTCCAAAAAGTCTAGGTGCCTTAGGAGTAGGAGATGCGATGGTCCGGAATACAGCActgttgtttaagtggtggtggaggttttCTAAGGAAGATTGTCCATTGTGGAAGAAGGTGGTATGCTCCTGCAACAATCTCAATCCTAATGAGCTGCTTTCTACTCAGACATTGCCTACTAGAGGGGGTCCATGGAAGGATATTTGTCAACTATAGATTAAGGAGCAACATGTAAGAGATAAGATGATAACTGGATTGACTATGGAAGTTGGTGATGGTAGAATAACTCGGTTATGAGAGGATGTCTGGCTATATTGTGGTCCTTTGAAGGATAGGTTTCCAAGGCTCTTCTCGGTTTCAATGCAGAAAGGATCTgtcataggggattgtgggttttgggatgggttggACTGGGTTTGGAACCTCCAATGGAGGCGTGAgttattccaatgggagttggaacttGTGACTGAATTACATGACACTTTGAGGCTGGTCAATCTAGCAGCTGACAAAGAGGATAGGGTTGTGTGGAAGTTTGACAGACAAGGAGTATTttttactaactcatttgtgcaggtgttgcaggAGGAAACACTTTCGGAAGACGTAACAAGTTATAGTTTCACCAAGGATAACTGGAAAGGCTTTGTCCCGCCGAGAGTGGAGCTGTTTGTGTGGTTCGTCTTGTTAGGCCGGGTGAATACAAAAGAAAGATTATGTCGGCTTGGAATAATTAACCATGAGGATAATTTGTGTGTACTATGTAATAAGGATGTGAAATATATTCATCACTTATTTCTTAGATGTGAatttacttggcaggtgtggtgcacaTGGCTAACTTATCTAGACAAGCAGTGGCCCATTCCCGGTACTTTGAAGGAACATTTTCAAAGCTGGACAAGAGCAACATGTAGCAAGAAGGACCGCAAAAAATGGTTCATATGTTTCTTTGCGGTAGTTTGGAACGTCTAGATCAAAAGAAATAGGAGGATATTTCAGAATAAAAGAACAGGGGTAGAGGAGATCATTAATTTGTCAACTTGTAGCTACCAGGAGCGGAGATGTGATAACCCCTTTTattgttgatggcaatgtcgAAGATAACAAGGGATATGTCTTTGCTTAATAAGGACTATGTGTTTATGATTCTTGTTGTCTAgttttttctttacttgttctCTCCACTTTGTGTGTTGagctattttgttttaaaaaaatatataaatataaattaaaaataaattaaactatattatACATAAacatatattaataactaattttaatagttaattttggatttgaattctctaaaatttgaatttcactttagaggataaagtgtaatctctcaccatttattttataggtggactcaagagaaaatatgagagagaaaccatTCAACGGTGAGAGAGATTATACTTTTTTCTCtgaagtaaaaattcaaaatttagaacaaAAACGAGACTTCATAAGTTCAGGTCCTTGAGAACAGAACAAAAAACGGGCAGAATCCATAGTTTGCCAAAAAAAGATACTGCTATTTTGAAGAGACAGTTATCGCACTTGAAAACCTATTTGGGTGGCATTAAATATATGACAGGCTTACCCGATATTGTCATAATCGTTGATCAGCAAGAAGAGTATACCGCTCTTAGAGAATGTATCACTTTGGGAATTCCAACGATTTGTTTAATCGATACAAATTGTGACCCCGATCTCGCGGATATTTCGATTTCAGCTAATGATGATGCTATAGCTTCAATTCGGTTAATTCTTAACAAATTAGTATTTGCAATTTGTGAAGGTCGTTCTAGCTATATACGAACCAAATTcgttaattttagtatatgaataatatttttataaatatataaattaccaaatataaaatatataatttattacgtGTCTTCTTTTAtcgttttaattaagtttttgataattttataatataatattaaaatttttatgacctATAAATATAAACTTTGatttttgttgataaaaaaaatagcataaaattaatattaaaaaaatctatacAAAAGATAATTACTAAGTAAAttaaaccttaactgtttttttTTCCGTCAATTGGTGAAATAACATGGGCATAATAGGACATTGCTGAgatgaaaatttaaatatatattaataatgctcaaatattattaataatcagAAAAAAAACTCCCATCATAAACTGTATATATAATAGTATTACAAATTATTGTAGGAACGAATTATTGTTGATATGACTAAGAAATAACTTGTAATTGAGAGCATGTAAACAAGCTATTCACAAATTCCATGATGTTTTCATAAGAACTTCCACCTCCATCGCTAACAGCTTTCAGAACCAAAGATTTCCATTGCATGGCATTATTCTTCATGTCTTTTCCTTTCTCACACTCCATCATTTCTTTTATGCAATCCCTCAATGCTTCACTCTTCACAATCTTTTTCTCATTAATTGGAACTCTAATTCCCACTTTCCAAACATCAACCATATACTTTGCATTTGTGATTTGATCAGACCATTGAGGCACTACAATAGTTGGAACTCCTAAACTCAAAGATTCCAATGTAGAATTCCAACCACAATGTGTTACAAAACATGCCACAGATTGATGAGATAGTACTTTCAATTGGGAGCACCATGTTACTACCAAACCCTTCTCTGATTTCTTTGCAAAATCTTTTGGAAGTTTAATCTCTTCAGAGGTTCTAACCACCCACAAAAAATAATGATTACTATCTCTTAGACCATATGCTATTTCTCTCATTTGTTCCTCATCAAGAGGAACCAAGCTCCCAAATGAGACATAAACAACCGATCCATTTGGTTTATTGTCTAGCCATTCCAtgcattcttcttcactcttgaaTGCTGCAGCTCCATAATCTTCATCATCCTTAATTCGTTTGTCCAAAAATACAGAGGGAATATTTGGTCCGATGGTTCTAAATTTTGGCCAAATCTTGGTAGTCCAATCTGTCACCTAAAGTCATATATAAGTAATAGCAGGCCTTTGAGAAATATGATTTATGAACCATGATAACATTATGCATGTTGAATGAGAAACTTTATCCAAAAAGCAAGAGTAAAatgaatatatttttataataatgtttgaaagaaaataaaaaattaatttaaaataattttattttatattttttaattattattcattttattttatattctttaattatttgttgatataattgaataatattaaatataataatatataattatatatattttattatagaaaattatgcaaagtttaatttttaatataattatggtGCATTTattcaaacaaaatatttaaaattttttattaataataattttaatttgtgcCGATATAAATAAGACACATAATAACCTATAAAGTATTGACACCTATGAAATATGAGCGTTTCACTGAATTGTCGTGTTTACATGTTTGGACACATTTCAAATACGACACTCATCAATACTCGTGCAACACACATGTCTGTCGTGTTCAACCgtgttttaacaaaaaataaaaaaatcttcacTAGACACGCTTGAACACACCTAATTACCATCACATGTCAGCATGTTCAgtcttattttttaatatgtattgttgaaataaatttaaaaattattatttattaaaataaaaaatattttaagtattttatataattaaaataattaaaaaattaatttatattttaatattaatcattattatttttctaaaaaatacttcagatattttatatatatatatgtccgaTCCCTATATCCTAtaagaatttgaaattcatgtatcagCGAGTTCTATATCATATTGTGTCCGTATTTGGGTCAGTGTTGTGCatcatatatattaactaaatctattataaatattatacgcacaaatataaatattaagttaaataaagTAATTTTGTATTGGTATTTCTGTAGTATTACTATATATTGATTAGTTGGAGAATTTAATGACAATATATTTTCCCCTGTAAAGTGTATCTATGTTCTCTTCCTTTTCAATATATGATAGTTAGTTAATATTAAATAAACTCAAAACTGATTAGCTACTTCACATCAAGAATGatttctcttcatttcttaaaTTACAATAGTGAGTTAGTGACCTTTCTATTATATTCAATGTGTGTAATATGGAAACAAATTGCGCGCGACGTCAATTAATTAAGATGATAGATATATTATTCTTCTAATAAGAAATCTTGGTTCAACTTTtagtaataacaaaaataaattagaaaaattgaggactaaaataaattaagaaaaaaatgtgcgccacattttttttattctcactACATATAAACACTTTGTATGTATATATCTACTATATATAAATGAAATATGAGAGAAATTTgatgcataattttttttatttgtcattatatataattcataagaaaaaaaatattcatttgctattcctaaaacatgaattcaaaaatataacttaaagtaaaaaattatatcattttaattaatctcatattttaaaatattctttgttaatattatgatattattttttccAAAAACTTAAATTGATAGAAAGAAGCAATATGAATAGTTATATCTTTAATATTATTCCTCAAACAAGAGTTTCTTTTttactttgtttaatttttgcgtaatttttttctctttttgtcgtatgctattttttttatttatagagtTCATTAAGgatcaaattctaattttttcaaacataaaattctaataccatatcataatactatttctctcaaaatttaaattaataaaaaaaataacataaataattagattTCTGATCATTAATACattagtctttataattataattgcTTACCTCTTTGTCCAGCTCATAAAATGAATTGCATAGGACCCAATCAGCTTTGTCAACGTTGGAGAATTGACCCACTACCAAGCCAAGCAAAGCCAAATCTTCATCATCACAATTGTGGAAGAAAGAAGGCATATCACAAAGTTGAAGTTTAGGCATAGAaggaagtgaaatttcactctcAATCAGAGGAACCTTAATCTTTCCCAATTGAACATGATAATATATGCTATTCACAGCCATATTTTGAGTGAAGTAAGAAGCACCTACTATGCCAAATCTTTTGGCAACATCTAATGCCCATGGTGCCACTGAATCATAGATAATGCAATCTATTGGGTTTCCTAATTTAGCAAGCTTTTCTATAAGATCAACAAGGGTTGGTGGGCCCACTTGCCAAAACCGGCCCAAATAGGCCTTAAAGGTTCCAGCTTCACCGAACCCACCATTGTGAAACCCATCAGAGATTGATTCAAGTGATATGTAAGGTGGCACATTTTGTAAGGTCTTGGAGTAAAAACATGTGGTGGCTAGTGTTATTTTCACCCCTTCATGTACCAAGAGCTTTGAGAACTGAATCATGGGGTTTATGTGGCCTTGACCTGGGAATGATAACACCAAACAATGTGGTCTTGTAGCTATGGCTTTGGTCTCCATATGTATGTACAATATTGTGAAGGTGAAGGGTTATTTTCTTGCAATGTATGTGGGTGTTGGGAGACTAGTGTGTTTGTTAGGTTAACACTCAGCTAAAGGagttatatatatacaagaggAAAAAAGATTTggcaataagaaaaaatattttttcattagaaGTAATAATCAATTCTGTTGTTTTAAATATTTTCCCTCATGTTTAGTTATCATCATCaaggctatttttgaaaaaaaaaatcaaaattattatttgtcaatattaaaaatatgtaaatgtatattatataaattattattttgttatatataaatgcattcatcACTAGATTTCCATTGAAAAAGTGAGAAGTAGGGATCGAAAATTGTAAGGATTTGAACTTATATCTTTTATGAATATTTAATCACTTTTTATTAGGttattttttttagagtaaaATATTGTTTTAGTCATAGTTGTTAGAATTGAATTAACCTACTTGATCAGGCCGAAAAACTGACAAATCGGTCAAGAGGTTGGTCTGGTTAAGAAATCTGACTGTATAAGGAAAAGAATCAGTAAGATTCGATTCGGCCTGGTCGATTTTAGTAAAAATTCGTAAACTGAAGGATTTAAGAAATCCAGACCGATTCGaagcatttttttaaaaaagaaacctTAACCTTTGCTCGAAGCCTCGCCAACCCATCCTCACTTTTCCCTTTCAATATCTCACTTAGAGAGGCAGAGCCTCTAACTCTCTCacactcacaaaaaaaaaaaaaaaaaaccactggCAACCGCCACCACACGGTTGTTGCCATGTCGCCGGCTCCTTTTCCCGTCTCTCTGGCTCTTGTGCATCTCCTTCACTGCATTGTCGCCTTCATCCATGGTTCGCTTGCACTGCGTCGTCGCATCTCCTTGCTCTTGTACGTGTCTCATCATCGTCGTCACTTTCTCGTACGGCGTGGCTCGCCATCCATGCTGCCTCCCCTCGCCATCAAGACTATTTTTGTTACTAGATTTTCATTGGAAAAGTGAAAAGTAAGAGTCGAAAATAGTgaggatttgatttttttttctaagataattacttttattctttgaaTAAAATTGGTCTAAAATCGGACATCACACATAATAACGACCCACATGAAAAAATTTCACCAACCAATTAAACAATTATGCAATTGAAGTAATAAAAGAAATTGGTAAGGTCATCTTTAAGAAGAAGTGGAAAGGCAACGGCCGTGCACTCCTCCATGAGCTTTCGGGTAGTGTGAACAACTTTCACAGGCAGCTTCCTCTTACTTTAAAAAACTTGTTCATTTCTGGATTTCCAAATCTGCCATGCCAGGTTAGCTACAAGTttctttatctccttcaattgtCTTCGTCCTTTATTCTGATTTTGCAATTCTTTCCACCACCACCAAGGCTCATTGATAATTGCTGGGTGATGAATACCCAATAACCTCCAAGCTTCTGCTGAATCTAGACAAACCCACAAACAATGTGATGTTGATTCCTCTGGTGAATTACACCGTGGACAGATAGGGTTAACTTGGGAGATTCGAGTGTGGAGCTTTAACTTGATTGGTAATTCATTATGCATTAGCTTCCATAAGAAAATTCTTTACCTTGGGTTGGCTTTTAAGACTCCATATTCCTGatcatatgaattttttttggcaCTGTACAGAAAGAAATTCCTCTAGAGGATGCTAAACCTGAAATGCAAGTTTATAACCAGATGAGATTGAATagctttccttcttctccttcaacCAGATAATGTAGTCTTCTCCTTCTACAATTTCTGTGTTAATAATTTCCTCTTCTATTGCTGGATtgaaatgttcttttatttttgtttgattctattgTCTATTTGATAACATTAGTTTTGCAACCTATTGTATAGGTGTTATGGTAGTAAACTCTTTGACCCATGAATTCAGTGCAATACTTATCATGCTGCCTCGTCCTATTCTCTGGAGAAAGTCTTTTTTCCAGAATTTTTCAACCCTCCAACACGCTCTTCCAACCCCATGAGGGGTTAGTACCTATCTCAGCCTGTAGAAAACTAGAAAATATGTAGTATTTACTTTTATAAACTTTAGAAATCAGGGAATTAGGTCTAATCAGTAGTCTCCACCCTTGCTTAGCTAACATAgcaaggttgaaggcttttagaTCCTTGAAGTTCAATCTCCCTTGTTCTTTCGGCCTACAAGTAATTCTCTAACTTATCCACTGCATCCTCCTTTTGCTTCCCTTTTGTCCCCACCAGAATTGCAGaattgtcctctgaatttcttcGAGTAGCATTTTTGGCAGCTTGAAACAGTTTAAGGTATAAAGTTGTATAGCAGTTGTGACGACTTTTATTAACACCTCCCTGCCACTTGATGAAAGTAAATCCCTTTTCCAGTGTTGAAGCTTTTGCGTAACCTTATCCTTTATGTAATTAAATGTTGTCCTCTTAGACCTTTGGATGACTGACGGGAGTCCTAAATATTTGTCTTGATTGCCAATATGAGGAACTTTGAGTATGTTAGCTAGGGAATCTCGCGTATGCACTGGTGTATTTCTGCTAAAGAACACTGATGATTTATCCAAGTTGACCTTCTGACCACTAATCTCCTTATAACTCTATAAAATCTGAATTAGTCCCCGACAATCCTCTTTCGTAGCCTTACTAAACAGTATTGAGTCATCTGCAAAAAATAAATGATTGATTTTGGGGTATCGGTGATTAAATCTCAATCTAAAAATTTTCTATCTCTGTTCTCCTCTGTGGAGCGGATGGAAAAGTTCCTCTGCACAAAAAAGTCGCCTTGCCGCACCCCTCTACATAGTTTAAAGAAACCATGAGGTTGACTATCCACAAAAACAGAATAAGAAACTATCATCACACACTCCTTAATCAAGTCTACCCATTTATTACAAAATCCCAACTTTCTCATTATAGACCATATGAAAGAccattccaccctatcatatgctTTACTCATATCGATCTTCAAAGCGAAATCATGACTccatatttcttgttctttagaaATGCATGAATTCACTGCAATTAATACGTTGTCACTAATTAGTCTTCCTTTAACAAAAGCACTTTGTGTATCACTGATCAATCTATTCGTAACAAACTGCAACCTATGCACCAAGATCTtggatataattttataaaacacACTATTAAGGCTTATAGGTCTAATCTGCTTCATATTCCTAGCATTTGAAATTTTAGGAATTAAGaaaatatttgtataattaaAAGCCTTAAGTAATTTATCTCCAGAGAAAAAACTTCTAACTGTTTTGATGACGTCCTCTTTAATCGTATTCCAATAAGCCTGATAGAACTTAATAGTGAATCCATCATCCCCAAGTGCAGAGAAGAGGTTGATAGAAAAAATTGCCGCTTTGATCTCTTTTTCTGTCACTCGTCGGACTAGCCTCCGGTTAGTTACTGCATCTATTTTCTTTGGAATATCCTGAATCTCTTTGGCTGGGTCCTTCGGGTTGCTTGAGGTAAAAAGAGTCTCAAAatacttctgggctgtttctgctATTTTTTCTATCTCTGTTGCTGTATTTCCTTCTTCGTCCTCTAAATA harbors:
- the LOC112740660 gene encoding mogroside I-E synthase-like, whose product is METKAIATRPHCLVLSFPGQGHINPMIQFSKLLVHEGVKITLATTCFYSKTLQNVPPYISLESISDGFHNGGFGEAGTFKAYLGRFWQVGPPTLVDLIEKLAKLGNPIDCIIYDSVAPWALDVAKRFGIVGASYFTQNMAVNSIYYHVQLGKIKVPLIESEISLPSMPKLQLCDMPSFFHNCDDEDLALLGLVVGQFSNVDKADWVLCNSFYELDKEVTDWTTKIWPKFRTIGPNIPSVFLDKRIKDDEDYGAAAFKSEEECMEWLDNKPNGSVVYVSFGSLVPLDEEQMREIAYGLRDSNHYFLWVVRTSEEIKLPKDFAKKSEKGLVVTWCSQLKVLSHQSVACFVTHCGWNSTLESLSLGVPTIVVPQWSDQITNAKYMVDVWKVGIRVPINEKKIVKSEALRDCIKEMMECEKGKDMKNNAMQWKSLVLKAVSDGGGSSYENIMEFVNSLFTCSQLQVIS